Within Novosphingobium resinovorum, the genomic segment CGCTCGACACCGACCTCATCCGCCGCCTGATGCTGTCTCACGAAGTCGTGGTGACCGTGGAGGAAGGCTCGATCGGCGGCCTCGGCGCCCACGTGCTGACGATGGCCAGCGACGAAGGCCTGACCGACGCCGGGCTAAAAATCCGCACCATGCGCCTGCCCGACACCTTCCAGGACCACGACAAGCCCGAGACGCAGTACGACGAAGCAGGGCTGAACGCACCGCAGATCGTCGATACGGTGCTGAAGGCGCTGCGGCATAACAGCGCAGGGGTGAACGAGGCGCGGGCTTAACGTTTTATGGGAAGTCCTGGGGCCATCGCCCCAGACCCCGATACTGTCGGCGCCGCGCGCGCAGCCGCGTTGAACAGGATTTCCAGCCTTGCGTGATTATTTGCCCAGCTTTCGACGTAGACGAATAACTCAGAAACCTGGTTAATCGCACTTCGTCATTCCCGCGAAAGTGGGAGCTCAACTGATGCCCGGGCAACACAAGCCGTCAGGAGATGGGTTCCCGCCTTCGCGGGAATGACGATAAAGGTTGGCTAGCTGCCGTTCGGCCTATCGCGCCAAGAACGGACTTTTGCGATCAGCAGATTGACGCACAAGGCAAGTCCGATTGCGACCGCAATTACAGCCCCCATCATGATCCACATGGGTGTGTAGTCGCCAACGCAGGGCGGTTTCCGTCCTTCGCACCCGCCACCGCCCATGATGCTCGCGATGAACAAGATAAATGCGATAGGAGTCATCAGCACAAAAGCGGTGAGACACCCCCAGTTCGTTGGACGGTTTGCGTAGCTCATTCTGCGATCCTGACTGGCGAGGTTACTGTCCGCAATGGCGGCGAAAGCTGCCGTGGCGCCTCTGACAACTGCCGCAGGCCATCAATATGCACGCAGCCCCGCCTCACGCGCGACGACGCCAGTAACGGGGTGCAGGGGGCGATGGCCCCCTGCCTTACCTTCTCTCTTACCAGTCGTAGGCTTTGGGCAGATAGGTCTCGTCCAGATCCTTGTACCGTTCGCGCAGCCGCGCCTGATGGCTGTCCACGGGCTGCTTCACCCCGTCGATCCACACCGAGACCGGCGCGGAAGACAATTCGAGCGGGTCGCCGTCCCACAGCACCACGTCGCCCGCCGCGCCGGGGGCGAGCACCCCGGCTTTTCCGCCGAAGCCGCTGATCTCGGCCGGGATCGAGGTGATCGCCGCCAGTGCTTCGCCCCAGGTGAGGCCCGAAGCGCCGGGGATCTTCGTCAGGGCGACGAGGTTGCCGGCCTGCTGCGGGGCGTTGCGGGGCTGGTCCATGCCCATGAACATGCCGATGGCGACCTTGACGCCGGCCTTCTTCATGCGGCCGACGTTGGACATGGTGGCGGCCAGCGTCTCGAAGGTGGCGGGCAGGTCGCGCATCGGCATCGTCACGACGGGAACGCCCGCCGCCGCGATCTCAGGCGCGACGAGCCAGCCTTCGGTGGCGCCGACGAGGACGAGGTCGAGCCTGGGAAACTCGGCCTTGAGCGCGAGGACGCCGCGGATGTCCGAGGCGCGTTCGACGCCGACGTAGAGGGTCTGCGTGCCGTCGATAACTTTCGCCAGCGCGGCGGCGTCGGCGCGGGTCAGCAGGACGTCGCCCTGTCGCTGCGCGCCTACCGGCAGCGCGGCGACTTCGCGGGCTTCGCGCAGGGCGTTGCGCAGCGCGGTGTGCGCCGCGACGCGGCTGCCGCCGGAGAGACGCGCGCCCGATTCGCCAAGCTCCACGTACTGGAACGCGCGCGGCTTCATGACGATCGCCGCGTCCTGGCCGAGGTCGATCACGGCGCCTTGTCCGGCGAAGATCGAGGCTCCGTTCATCGGCGCGACGCTGGCGCGGGTGACGCCCCCTTCGCGGCTGACGGCGATGTGTTCGCTGGAAGGGTTGAGCGCGGTGGCGACGTCGAGCGCGGCGTTGAAGGGGGACTTTTCGGCCGAGGTGTCGTTGCTGTCGTCGACCGCTTCGACGTCCCACAGGCCGAGGTCGGTGACGGCGGAGAACAGGCCCGGTGTGACCCACTTGCCCGTCCCGTCGATCACTTGGGTGCCGCCCGGTGCCGCCGTGTCCCGTCCTACCGAAACGATCTTTCCAGCCCGGACGACGACGGTTGCGTGTTCGATCGGGGCGCTGCCGTCGCCGGTGCCGACGGTCGCGTTGGTAATGGCAAAATCCTGAGCGGAAACGGAAATCGGCGCGGCGCCGAGAAGGATGGCGAGGATCAGGCGATTCATTTCACGTCTCCTTCGCCGGGCTGGCCAAGCTCGAAATCGCTGACCGGCTTTCGCTTGGGGTCATCGGCGTCGTAGAGCAGCGCACCGTCCGACCAGACCTTCTCCGGGCGCGAATAGACCGACAGCGGATTGCCGTTCCAGAGCACCACGTCGGCCATCTTCCCGGCCTCCAGACTGCCGGTTTTCTCGCCGATTCCCATGGCCTTGGCGGCATTGTAGGTGAACCAGCCGACGACCTGCCCGTCGGGCACGTCCACCCCGATCCGCCTGCCTGCCGCCTGCGCGCGCGCCGCCGCCTGATTGAGCCGCTGGATGCCGTTCTCGTCGTCGGAATGGATCACCACGCAGGCCCCCTGCTTGGCCAAAAGTGCAGCGTTTTCAGGGATGCCGTCGTAGGCTTCCATCTTGAAGCCGTACCAGTCTGCCCAGATCGCGGCGCAAACGTCGTTGGCCTTGAGCAGGTCGCCGATCTTGTAAGCCTCGACCGCGTGGTGGAAGGCGGTGACCTTGTAGCCCATCTCCTTGGCCATATCGAGGACCTGCGCCATCTCGTCGGCGCGATAGCAATGATTCTGAACGAGAATCTCGCCCTTCAGCACGCCTTCGAGGGTGTCCTTGCCGAGATCGCGATCGGCATGATCACCGTCCATATACTTCTTCGCATCGATCCACGCCTGCCGGTCGACCGAGAAATTCCCCATGCGAGTCATGGGCTTCTGGTTCCTGGCGCCGTAGACCCGCTTGGGGTTCTCGCCGCAGGCCATCTTCAGCGAATAGGGCGCCCCGGGGTACTTCATGCCCTGCACGGTGCGGCTGGGCACGTTCTTGAGCGTCACCGCCCGCCCGCCGATGAGGTTGCCGGAACCGGGGAGAATCTGCAGCGTGGTGACGCCGCCATTGATGAGCGCCCGCGTGAAACCGGGGTCCTGCGGCCAGACCGAATGCTCGGCCCAGACGTCCGGCGTGGTCGGGCTGGTCATCTCGTTGCCATCCGACAGCGCATCGACCGAAGGGCTGGGATAGACGCCGAGGTGCGAGTGGATGTCGATCACGCCCGGCGTCACGAACTTGCCGGAGCCGTCCACGCGATCGTAACCGGCCGGAATCGCTAGGTCCGCCGCCCCGACGGCGACGACTTTGCCGTTCTCGAACAGGACGGTGCCGTTGTCGATCCGCCCACCACGCCCGTCATAGACCGTCGCGCCGACCAGCGCCGTCGGCCGGCCCGGATAGGGCTTGTAAGTCGAAGAATAGGGTGCTGGTCCGGACTTCGCGTCCTTGTCCTTCTTCTTCGCATCGGCGGCCTGCGTGGTCATCACGAGAGCGGCGCTCATGACCAGGCCACACAGCAGACGCCGCTTCCAAGGCGTTTCCCTCATTGGCAATTTCCCCTGTTGCAATACGAAACCGGCCCAGGGAGCACCCCGGGCCGGTCAGTCATTCTCAGTGCCTGATGGTCGGGTGGAGGCCCGCTTCCTGTGCCTCCAGCCCGATCCCGGCCTGCCCCTCAAGGTCGGCGTCCATGCCCCGGTCCGCCAGCGTGTCGAGGTGCATCCAGCGTCTGACCAGCGGCGAGACCGCCAGCACCACGACCGCCACGCCCAGCGTGATCCAGCCGATCTTCGAATAGATCGAGAGGGTCAGCGCCTTGTCCATGGTGCCGCTTTCGCCGCCGGTGGCCTCGCCGATCTTGCCCGCCACGAAGTTGCCCACGGCGGTCATGTAGAACCACGCGCCCATGATGAAGCTGCCCAGATGCAGCGGCGCCAGGCGCGTCATCGCCGAGAGCCCCACGGGCGACAGGCACAGCTCGCCGGTCGTGTGCAGCATGTAGATCAGGAACACGAAGACCACCGAGGTCATCACCGCCGGATCGCCGGTTCCCGCACCCCATACGAAGACGAGGAAGCCGAGGCCGACCTGCGCCAGCGCCAGTGCGAACTTGGCAGGTGCGCTGGGCTCAAGGCCCTTCTTGCCGAGCCAGGCCCACAGGCCCGCGAAAATGGGGCCGAACAGCACGATGTAGATCGGGTTGATCGACTGGAAGAGGCTGGTCGGCACTCCGCCGCGATCGACGAACTTGTCGGTATAGAGGCTGAGGCTGCCGCCCGCCTGCTCGAACAGGCCCCAGAAGATCGGGTTGAGCGCGATCAGGAACAGGATCGCGAAGATACGCTCGCGCGGTTCCTTGGGCAGCTTGAACGCTTCGTAGAGCGTATAGGCAAGCATCGCGACGCCCGAGACCATCAGCAGGGTCTGGATCACGGAGACGTACTGGATCAGGAACCAGATCACCGCGACCGAAGCGATGGCCACTCCGTAGAGCGTGAACTCGCGGTTCTTCGTCAGCGGCTTGGGCGGCTCGCCCCGGCCCTTGAGCGCAGGTCGACCGAGCACGAAGATGACGAGGCCCAGCAACATGCCGATACCCGCAAGGCCGAAGCCCCACGACCAGCCGATCGTCTCGCCCAGATAACCGACGAGGATCGTGCCCAGCGTCGCGCCGGTGTTCACGCCCATGTAGAAGATCGTGTAGGCCGCGTCGCGCCGGGTGTCGGTCATCTTGTAGAGCTGCCCGACGATCACCGAGATGTTCGCCTTGAGGAAGCCCGAACCGACGATGATGAGCGCCAGCGCCAGCCAGAATACATTGATTGCCGGGTCGCCCTGCTTCGTCGCCGGGTCGGTGACGCCCTGAAGGCCCTCGTAGGCCATGAACAGGTGGCCCACCGCGAGCACGATGCCGCCGAACAGCACGGCCTTCCTCTGCCCCAGCCAGCGGTCGGCGATGTAGCCACCCAGTACCGGGGTGATGTAGACGAGGCTGGTATAGGCGCCGTAGATGAGGTTCGACTGGCCGTCGGAAAACAGCCAGAACTTGACGAGGTAGAGGATCAGCAGCGCCCGCATGCCGTAGTAGGAGAAACGCTCCCACATCTCGGCATAGAACAGCACGAAGAGGCCGCGAGGGTGGCCGGCGAATTCATCGCTCCTGCGGGTGGCGATGATGCCGCCCACGGCGAGCACGGCGAAGAGGAAGACCGCGCCCGCAGCGCCGATCCAGTCCCCTTCCGTCCAGAGTGACATGTCTTTCATGGTGCTGATGCCTTCGCGCCCTGAATGTTTGTATATTGTTTCTTGGTCCCGCGGGCCACCGGCCGCGCGTGAAGGAACAGGAGGTTAGCGCGCTATTTTCCCCTGTAAATGGGGCGAGGCCGCCACGGATGGTGCTTGCCCCACGCTCAAATGATCACTTTTGCGCATCTCACGCGAGGCATTGCGCGAAGCGCACGCTGGTGGCATTTTCACGACAGGCCATGGGGAGGCCAGACGTAATTTTCTGTTTCGGTGCGCGGGTGAACAATTTTTAACACCCTGCCGCCATGGGCACGCTTTTTTGGGGGAAAGTCGCGATGATCAGGTCCGAACTGCTTCAGGTACTGGGCAAGGACAACCCGGAACTGCGTGCCGAGGACGTCGAGCGCGCCGTCGATACCTTCTTCGAGGAGATCAGCCAGCGCCTCGCCGACGGCGGGCGCGTGGAACTGCGCGGATTCGGCGCCTTCTCCACCCGCCACCGCGACGGCCGCAAGGGCCGCAACCCGCGCACCGGCGAAAGCGTCGAAGTACCGGAAAAGCGCGTCCCCTACTTCAAGCCCGGCAAGGAAATGCGCGTCCGCCTCAACGTCGGGGAATAGAAGACCGCGTTCAGAAGATTGCGCCGCCGCTCACAGGCGGCTAGACGCTGCCACGCCCAGCCGGGCCGTGCGGGCGTGGCGGAATGGTAGACGCTGCGGACTTAAAATCCGCTTGGGATTCCAGTGCGGGTTCGAGTCCCGCCGCCCGCACCAGATTTTCGATACCGACGAATACTGCGCATTTATTCGGCGAGCGAATTTTGTTCAATCGTTTGCGTTTACAAATGCGTAACTTGAGAACTGGTATCAATTACTAAGTACCCACCTTTCATGGTATCGTCCGGACACCACGGCATGGGTACTTAGGGGTGATCTTTCGCATGTCCTTCCCGGAAAGCCTGTCCGCCGGCAGCAAGCCGAGCTACGAGGACCAGCGCGCCAGTCCGCGCTTCGCCTTGCTGCTACGCGCCGCGAAGCTGATCGGGGCGCATGGCGAATACCTCTGCATCGTGCGCGACGTGTCCGAGACCGGCGTGAAGCTGCGCCTGTTCCACTCGCTAGCCACCGAGCGTCGCCTGGCCCTCGAAAGCGCGGCCGGGGACCGGCTTGCGGTCGAGAAGGTCTGGGAGAACGGCGGGGAGGCGGGCTTCCGCTTCGACGTCCCGATCGAGGTCCAGCGCTTCATCGCCGAGGCCGGCCCCTATCCCAAGCGCCCGATCCGCGTCTGCGTCGGCCATCCGGTGCAGGTGACGATCGCGGGGGAAACTTCGGCCG encodes:
- a CDS encoding amidohydrolase, with the protein product MRETPWKRRLLCGLVMSAALVMTTQAADAKKKDKDAKSGPAPYSSTYKPYPGRPTALVGATVYDGRGGRIDNGTVLFENGKVVAVGAADLAIPAGYDRVDGSGKFVTPGVIDIHSHLGVYPSPSVDALSDGNEMTSPTTPDVWAEHSVWPQDPGFTRALINGGVTTLQILPGSGNLIGGRAVTLKNVPSRTVQGMKYPGAPYSLKMACGENPKRVYGARNQKPMTRMGNFSVDRQAWIDAKKYMDGDHADRDLGKDTLEGVLKGEILVQNHCYRADEMAQVLDMAKEMGYKVTAFHHAVEAYKIGDLLKANDVCAAIWADWYGFKMEAYDGIPENAALLAKQGACVVIHSDDENGIQRLNQAAARAQAAGRRIGVDVPDGQVVGWFTYNAAKAMGIGEKTGSLEAGKMADVVLWNGNPLSVYSRPEKVWSDGALLYDADDPKRKPVSDFELGQPGEGDVK
- a CDS encoding integration host factor subunit beta, producing the protein MIRSELLQVLGKDNPELRAEDVERAVDTFFEEISQRLADGGRVELRGFGAFSTRHRDGRKGRNPRTGESVEVPEKRVPYFKPGKEMRVRLNVGE
- a CDS encoding peptide MFS transporter — its product is MKDMSLWTEGDWIGAAGAVFLFAVLAVGGIIATRRSDEFAGHPRGLFVLFYAEMWERFSYYGMRALLILYLVKFWLFSDGQSNLIYGAYTSLVYITPVLGGYIADRWLGQRKAVLFGGIVLAVGHLFMAYEGLQGVTDPATKQGDPAINVFWLALALIIVGSGFLKANISVIVGQLYKMTDTRRDAAYTIFYMGVNTGATLGTILVGYLGETIGWSWGFGLAGIGMLLGLVIFVLGRPALKGRGEPPKPLTKNREFTLYGVAIASVAVIWFLIQYVSVIQTLLMVSGVAMLAYTLYEAFKLPKEPRERIFAILFLIALNPIFWGLFEQAGGSLSLYTDKFVDRGGVPTSLFQSINPIYIVLFGPIFAGLWAWLGKKGLEPSAPAKFALALAQVGLGFLVFVWGAGTGDPAVMTSVVFVFLIYMLHTTGELCLSPVGLSAMTRLAPLHLGSFIMGAWFYMTAVGNFVAGKIGEATGGESGTMDKALTLSIYSKIGWITLGVAVVVLAVSPLVRRWMHLDTLADRGMDADLEGQAGIGLEAQEAGLHPTIRH
- a CDS encoding PilZ domain-containing protein, encoding MSFPESLSAGSKPSYEDQRASPRFALLLRAAKLIGAHGEYLCIVRDVSETGVKLRLFHSLATERRLALESAAGDRLAVEKVWENGGEAGFRFDVPIEVQRFIAEAGPYPKRPIRVCVGHPVQVTIAGETSAAKVRDLSRQGAGIETEHYLAIGQHLRIGSALMPEFEATVCWRRHPSYGIVFRQLMSLEELAVRAFHMQEAGAR
- a CDS encoding amidohydrolase family protein, whose protein sequence is MNRLILAILLGAAPISVSAQDFAITNATVGTGDGSAPIEHATVVVRAGKIVSVGRDTAAPGGTQVIDGTGKWVTPGLFSAVTDLGLWDVEAVDDSNDTSAEKSPFNAALDVATALNPSSEHIAVSREGGVTRASVAPMNGASIFAGQGAVIDLGQDAAIVMKPRAFQYVELGESGARLSGGSRVAAHTALRNALREAREVAALPVGAQRQGDVLLTRADAAALAKVIDGTQTLYVGVERASDIRGVLALKAEFPRLDLVLVGATEGWLVAPEIAAAGVPVVTMPMRDLPATFETLAATMSNVGRMKKAGVKVAIGMFMGMDQPRNAPQQAGNLVALTKIPGASGLTWGEALAAITSIPAEISGFGGKAGVLAPGAAGDVVLWDGDPLELSSAPVSVWIDGVKQPVDSHQARLRERYKDLDETYLPKAYDW